A single region of the Triticum dicoccoides isolate Atlit2015 ecotype Zavitan chromosome 2B, WEW_v2.0, whole genome shotgun sequence genome encodes:
- the LOC119364774 gene encoding uncharacterized protein LOC119364774, which translates to MRYFFETFIMLFVMQQLANKSWSVAVDCTCGGLLDAFIVSCHKDLQLLRECRYIDKHPMFSQMKRVKIYWWIRQSGDAAGSLRHWIPPDRGTIKLNLDASFFAQTWRSYIGAIAGDFFWCFFYLSKSIDKCSSVEEAEAQAMLDGLTALTIMYNNVCFPTSCDIKTSSSSVLVQVRAAEPVYHRPCPWCVCARTKENILKIADIPAELHWAVKSDCKQGS; encoded by the exons ATGCGGTACTTCTTCGAAACCTTCATAATGCTTTTTGTCATGCAACAACTTGCTAACAAGTCCTGGTCTGTTGCAGTTGATTGCACATGTGGAGGGCTTCTGGATGCATTTATTGTCTCATGTCACAAGGATTTACAACTTTTACGAGAATGCAG GTACATCGATAAGCACCCAATGTTCAGTCAGATGAAGAGAGTGAAAATATATTGGTGGATCAG ACAGAGTGGCGATGCAGCTGGAAGTTTGAGGCACTGGATTCCCCCTGACCGAGGAACAATCAAGTTAAATTTAGATGCTTCGTTCTTTGCTCAGACTTGGAGGAGCTATATCGGGGCCATCGCCggggattttttttggtgtttcttctatttatcCAAGAGCATTGACAAATGTAGTTCTGTGGAAGAGGCTGAGGCTCAGGCGATGCTAGATGGATTGACAGCTCTGACAATTATGTACAACAATGTCTGTTTCCCAACTTCATGCGACATTAAGACCAGCTCTTCTTCTGTTCTTGTCCAAGTCCGGGCAGCAGAACCAGTATACCATCGCCCATGCCCTTGGTGTGTGTGTGCCAGAACTAAAGAGAACATACTCAAGATTGCAGATATCCCAGCGGAGTTACATTGGGCAGTTAAATCTGATTGTAAACAAGGTTCCTGA